A DNA window from Helianthus annuus cultivar XRQ/B chromosome 15, HanXRQr2.0-SUNRISE, whole genome shotgun sequence contains the following coding sequences:
- the LOC110911630 gene encoding zinc finger protein CONSTANS-LIKE 7 isoform X1 — protein MKPCCELCKSPAKIYCDSDQASLCWTCDNKVHSANFLVARHSRTLLCCKCHSPTPWTAAGEKLGPSAVSICEKCVMEDTSDDDDESEEENNEDDDYDEDSETELHVGDDDHNQIVPLCYTPPPPASSSSSDDCSVGDTTVFVKRKRVNDTDLCEDIGEGLSGQKNQRVVCAEGCSEATEGNKGRLYNFISLTSEGMGEKLKSNCDAGKISDECTTRTVGIDLNSSE, from the exons ATGAAACCCTGCTGCGAGCTTTGCAAATCTCCGGCCAAGATCTACTGCGACTCAGACCAGGCTAGCTTATGCTGGACCTGCGACAATAAAGTCCATTCCGCAAACTTCCTCGTTGCACGCCATTCCAGAACCCTCCTCTGCTGCAAGTGCCACTCTCCGACGCCGTGGACGGCCGCCGGAGAAAAACTCGGCCCCTCCGCGGTGTCGATTTGTGAGAAATGTGTGATGGAGGACACttccgatgatgatgatgaaagtGAAGAAGAAAATAATGAAGATGATGACTACGATGAAGACAGTGAAACCGAGCTTCATGTAGGAGATGATGACCATAATCAAATAGTGCCGTTATGTTATACCCCACCTCCGCCTGCTAGTTCTTCCAGTAGTGACGATTGTTCTGTTGGTGATACAACCGTTTTCGTGAAGCGAAAACGTGTTAACGATACAGACCTTTGTGAG GATATTGGTGAAGGTTTATCGGGGCAAAAGAACCAGCGGGTGGTGTGTGCAGAGGGTTGTAGTGAAGCAACTGAAGGTAACAAAGGGAGGTTATATAATTTCATATCTTTAACTTCTGAGGGGATGGGCGAGAAATTGAAAAGCAATTGTGACGCGGGCAAGATCTCTGACGAATGTACAACAAGGACCGTCGGAATAGATTTGAACTCGTCGGAATAG
- the LOC110911630 gene encoding zinc finger protein CONSTANS-LIKE 9 isoform X2: protein MKPCCELCKSPAKIYCDSDQASLCWTCDNKVHSANFLVARHSRTLLCCKCHSPTPWTAAGEKLGPSAVSICEKCVMEDTSDDDDESEEENNEDDDYDEDSETELHVGDDDHNQIVPLCYTPPPPASSSSSDDCSVGDTTVFVKRKRVNDTDLCEVYRGKRTSGWCVQRVVVKQLKVTKGGYIISYL, encoded by the exons ATGAAACCCTGCTGCGAGCTTTGCAAATCTCCGGCCAAGATCTACTGCGACTCAGACCAGGCTAGCTTATGCTGGACCTGCGACAATAAAGTCCATTCCGCAAACTTCCTCGTTGCACGCCATTCCAGAACCCTCCTCTGCTGCAAGTGCCACTCTCCGACGCCGTGGACGGCCGCCGGAGAAAAACTCGGCCCCTCCGCGGTGTCGATTTGTGAGAAATGTGTGATGGAGGACACttccgatgatgatgatgaaagtGAAGAAGAAAATAATGAAGATGATGACTACGATGAAGACAGTGAAACCGAGCTTCATGTAGGAGATGATGACCATAATCAAATAGTGCCGTTATGTTATACCCCACCTCCGCCTGCTAGTTCTTCCAGTAGTGACGATTGTTCTGTTGGTGATACAACCGTTTTCGTGAAGCGAAAACGTGTTAACGATACAGACCTTTGTGAG GTTTATCGGGGCAAAAGAACCAGCGGGTGGTGTGTGCAGAGGGTTGTAGTGAAGCAACTGAAGGTAACAAAGGGAGGTTATATAATTTCATATCTTTAA